Within Microterricola gilva, the genomic segment GCGAAGTAGTCGCTGCGGTAGAAGAGTCCGACGGTGCCGGAATCCCACGGGGCCACCCTGAGCGCGCCGTCCTTGTCGGACTGCGCCGACCACTTGAACGGGTCGAAGTCGTCCCGCTTGTCGCCGAGCACCGGCGTCAGATCCGCGATCCCGGTGGGGAACTCGTTGATGTAGCCGGGCGCACGATCGGTCTCGATCGTGACGAGGTCGGGCAGGCCACTGCCTGCCTGAAATCCGACCGAGAGCTTGTCGTAGGCATTGTCGTAGCCGACGTCGACGACGTTGATGGTGGTTCCCGGGTTCGCCTTCTCAAACTCGGCACCGAGTCGGGTGAGTGCGGTGGCCGCGACATCCCATGACCAGACGGTGATCTCCCCCGTCGGCTTCGCGGCCGGGTCGAGGGTGACGGGGGCAGCCGCACCACCACCCATCGTGCAGCCGGAGAGCAGTGCGAGCGCCACAGCGGGAACGAGCAGGGTACGCAGTTTCATGGTGACTTCCTTGTCAGATGGAGCGGTATTTTGAATACAGTACACCGCATTCAGTTCGGAGGGCAAGGCTCCGGATGGCGCGAAAAACGCAGGAGGAGGGCTCCGGCATGGCTGCATGCAGCCGTGCCGGAGCTCTCCTCCTGCGTGTCGTTGTTGGCTAGGCGCTCAGCTGCACCGCGAGCTCGATGAAGAGCGCGGCCGACCAGCCGAATGCCGTCGTCGCGGTCTCCGCCTTCTCGCCGCTGTACGGGTTGAAGTATTCGTGCGGGCCGCCGCCGTGCGTGACCAGCGCCACCGTGCGCTCGGCGAGTTCCCGCGCCCGCTCCGGCTGGCCGGAGGCGCGCAGGCCCTCGACGAGCAGCGTGTTGATGTTGATCCAGACCGGTCCGCGCCACATGCGCTCCGGCGAGAAGTCCGGATCGTCCACGGCGACGGTCGGGACGCCCCACGGTGTGCCGAACAGCCGCTCGTCGTCGAGGGCGGCGAGCATGCGCTCGAGCACGGGAACCGGCAGCGCACCGGTGAGCAGCGGCAACAGGCTGACGACGGCGTAGCTGCCGACGGGCTCTCCCGCGGCGCGCGCCCGGAAGAAGCCGGCCTCCTCGTCCCACAGCTCGAGCAGCTTGGCCATCGTCGCCGTCGAGCGCGCGCGGTGCGCCTCGGCGACGCCGGGGTCCGCGACCCCGAAGTGCTCGGCGAGACGCGCCAGCTCGGCGTCCTGCAGCACGAGGTAGGCGCCGAGGTCTGGCGCCGTCGTCGGCAGCGGGCCGTCGAAGATCGGGCTGTCGTCGAGGCCGGAGGAGTACGGGTGGCCGTACTCCGGCATCCCGTCGCCGTCGAGGTCGGAGACGGTGAACCACCAGTCCTGCGAGCGGGCGATCGTCGGCAGCAGCGCCTTGGCCCACTCATCGTCGCCCGGCGTCGCGTCCATCACCTTGCGCAGCGCCCAGGCAGCAAGCGGCGGCTTGGTCAGCGGCACAGGCGAACCGGGGTCGGCAATGCTCGACCCGGCACGGCGGAGCGTCTCGCGGTCGGCCGCGGGCAGATCGTCGCTCGTGGCGAGGATCCCCTCCTCGTGCACGACGTCGGGCAGCTGCCCGTCCGCGCTCGGGAAGCGGAACGCCAGCTCCAGCTGCTCCCTGGCGAGTTCCGGGTCGCCGTGGCTGAGACCGACGGCGATGAAGTAGGCGTCCCACTGCCAGAGGCCGACGTAGCCGATCTTCGACGGCACGACGGCGCGGGCGTTGCCGAGCGCCGGCAGTTCGACGATGTTGGCGCCGAGCACCCACCAGCAGAACGCGGTCATCTCCTGCAGCTCCGGCCGCACGCGCGGGGTGTTGGCGAACCAGTCCAGCCAGAGCCGCTCGCTCGCCGCCGCGTGCTCGCGGTGCTGCGCCGCACCGGCGACGGCGATCGTCGCGCTGCGGTCCGGGGCGATCGCGAGGCAGACGGATGCCGCGGCGCCGCCGAGCGGGAAGCGCTGCACCGGGACGGACGCGTCGCCGCGCGGCCCGTGCAGCTCGACGGTGACGGGCCCATCGCCGGCGGCCGCGTCGTCGCGCAGGCCGATGCTCAACGCGGCGGGACCGGCGAAGCTGAGGCTCACGACTCCCCCACCGAACTCGATCAGCTGCGGTTGGATGTCGGTGACGGGCAGCGCGGCTCCGGCGGCGTCCAGCACCCGGATCTCCCGGAACACCTCGCAGTCGTCGAGGCGCCGCTCGTACTCGGCCGTGCAGACGCGCACGCCCTCGATCGGAGCAGTGGAATCGACCGGCACCGTGCGGCGCCCGCCCGCACCGGCCGCGAAGACCAGCAGGCGCGAGCGTGGCAGCGTGAACGGCGCACGCACGAGGTCGAGGTTGGCGCCGGCCGCACGGGCCAACGCTGCGGCATCCGTGGTCACGAGCTCAGCCATGCCTAGCGCCCTCCGAGGCCGGAGGCGGCCATGCTGTTGAGGATCCGGCGCTGGCCGATGACGAAGGCGACCAGCATCGGGATCGTCGCGATGGCGGATGCCGCCATCACCAGTCCGTAGTTGATGGAGCCGAACTGGCCGCGGAAGCTCGCCAGCAGCAGCGGCACGGTGAAGAGGTCAGGCGTGTTCAGCAGCACGAGCGGGAACAGGAAGGCGTTCCACACGTCGAGCGCGACGATGATGCTGAGCGCGCCGAGGCCGGGCTTGAGGTTGGGCAGGATGACGCTCCAGAAGATGCGCCAGCGGCCTGCACCGTCGACGATCGCGGCCTCCTCGAGCTCCTTGGGCAGCGACAGCACGAACTGGCGCATGAGGAACACGGCGAAGGGGTTGACCATCATGGCCGGCACGATCAGCGACAGGTGCGAGTCGACCCAGCCGAGCTGGCTCATCAGCAGGTAGAACGGGATGAGCGTGACCTGCTTGGGGATCATCTGCGTCGCCAGGAAGACCAGGAAGATGATCTTGCTGCCGGCGAAGCGGATGCGGGCGAAGGCGTAGCCGGCCATCGACGCCGTCACCAGCGTGCCGATGACGGCGAGCACGGCGATGTAGATGCTGTTGAAGTACGCCTGCCCGAACGGCACGGCGTTCCAGGCGTCGATGAAGTTGTCAAAGGTCCACGGGTCCGGCCAGAAGCTGAGCGGGTCCTGCAGCAGCTGCGGCAGCGTCTTCAGCGAGGTGAGCAGCATCCAGAGGAACGGGAACACCATGGCCGCCCCGGCGATGATCAGCACGAGGTGGATCAGCAGGGAGCGACCCGTCTTGGCTGTGCGCGCTCCAGACGGGCGCTTGCCTGCACCATCCGGCATGGTCATGGCGCGGGTGTCGAGATTTGTGGTGCTCATACTGGGTCATCCTCGTAGTGAACGAACTTCTTCTGGGCGCCGAACTGGATCGCCGTGATCACGAGGGTGAGCACGAGCAGGATGACGGCGGCCGCACTGGACGGGCCGAACTCGAAACGACCGAAACCGAGATCGTAGATGTGGTACACGATCGTGCGGGTGGCGTTGTCCGGGCCGGCATCCTGGGTCAGGATGAAGACGGTGTCGAAGGTCTGCAGCGACGAGATGAACGCGACGATCGACGAGAAGAAGATGATCGGACTCAGCAGCGGCAGACGGATCTGCATGAACAGGCGGAAGGCTCCTGCCCCGTCGATGCGGGCGGCCTCGATGACCGACGGCGAGATGTTCTGCAGCCCGGCCATGAAGATGATGACGTTGAGCCCCATCGACGACCAGATCGAGACGATGCACACCGCGATCAGGGCGAGCTTGGGATCGCCCAGCCAATCGGGCGGGGTGATGCCGAAGATCTTGGAGATCGCGTTGCTCAGCACGCCGTCGGAGCGGAACATCTGCTGCCAGATCATGGCGACGGCGACCGTGCTGGTGACGACCGGCGCGAAGAACAGGATCAGGTAGAGGGTGCGCGTCTTGAGCTTCTCGAGCGCGACCGCGATGATGACCGCGAAGCCGAGGCCGAGCGGCACCGTGATCACGGCGATCAGCAGGGTGTTGACGATGGAGCGGAGCAGCAGCTCGTCCTGGAGCTGCGCGGTGAAGTTCTCGAAGCCGACCCAGGTGAGCTCGGTCAGGCCGTCCCACGAGGTGAAGGCCAGAACCAGGCTGGCGACGAATGGCAGCAGCACGAAGATGGCCATGCCGACCACCTGGGGCGCCACGAAGACGTAGCCCCACGAGCGATCGCGGCGCCGCCAGGCGGCCTCCTTGCGGAGGCCGCCTGGCAGGAGGGTGGCGGCGGACCGCCCCACTGTGGCGGATCCTTCCGCCGTCACCCGCTCGCTCACTTGCCCGTCTTCGATTCGACGAGTGCTGCGACCTCGTCCAGCGTGTCCTGCGCGGTGCTCTTGCCTTCATAGAGACCGAGGAACAGGTCGCTGATGTCGGTCGAGAGCGCGGGAACGGCGGCCTCGGTCGGGTAGTTGGCGAACCCGACGTCACGCATGTCGAGGAACGTCTGGGCGTGCGCGGGGTAGTTGTCCTCCAGCACGACCTCGTCGGCGCCCTTGATCGACGGTACGGCGTTGCCGCCGCCGGTGAGGCGGAACTTCTGGCCATCAGCGCTCAGGAACTCGGTCCAGAACGTGAATGCGGCGTCCTTGGCCTTCGTCTTGCCGTTGATGGCGAGGTAGGACGCGGCGACACCGGTCGGGGCGGCGACGCCGTCCGGGGTGGGCCAGTCGACGATGTCGTAGTCGGCCTCGACACCGGCGCTCTTCAGCGTGCCGATCGTGTAGCGACCCTGGGCGAAGAAGCCCGACTTGTGGGTGACGAACACGCTGTCGGCGCCCGCTCCCTCGGGAAGGGTGTCGGCGACGACGAACTTCTTGTCCTGGAAGTAGTTGCCGAGCGTGTCGACGGCCTCGACCGTGGTCTTGTCGGTGTTGCCGACGAAGTCACCTGCGTCGTTGTATGCCTCGCCGCCCTGCGACGAGATCCAGCCGTAGTGGGTGGCCCAGTAGTTCCAGAACATCGTTCCGGTCAGGCCGGCCTCGGCGAGCTTGTCGTTCATCTCGAGGAACTTCGCGGTGGTCCACTGGCCTTCGGCGGCGAGCGTCGCAGGGTCCTCGGTGATTCCGGCGGCGGCGAGGGCGACCTTGTCGTACCAGAGCGCGTCGGAGTTGACGTCGTTCGGAGCGGCGTAGATCTCGCCGTCAACCTCTGCGGCACCGAACAGGCTGGGGAAGAAGTCATCCGGCTTGGTGTCGCTTGCCGAGGAGTTCATGAGATCGGTCAGCGGCATCAGGCGGTTCGACGAGACGAACTGGCCGAGCTTGTCGTCGCCGATGTAGAACACATCGGGCGCCGTGTTGCTGGAGAGCTGCGCGAGCATCTTGGAGTGGTAGTCGCTGTACGAGGCGACGGGCTGCAGCTTGACCGTGATGTCGGGGTGACGCTTCATGAACTCGTCGTTGAACTCCTCGTAGCGAGTGAGTTCTTCCGGGGTGCCCCAGGTGGACCAGACCACGGTGTTCGGGTCGGAGTTTGCTCCGCCGCCGCCTCCGCTACATGCTGCCAGTGAGAGGGCGAGTGCGCCGGCCGCAAGTACTGCGACGGCTCTTCTCGACGTTGAGTTGACGCGGAACATCCGCTGCCCCTTTCGTAGGTGAACATTCTTTGTTCAGATGTATTCTGTATACAGAATGCTCAGGAGTCAAGCCGAGGCGACCTCTTCGTTGCCTGATTGTGACGAATTCTCGGCTCGAATCCTCGTGTCGGCAAGCGATCGGTGCATGAGCGCACAAAGAACGCCTCCCCGAAGGGAGGCGTTCAGTGGTGTTGGAAGCCCGGGGGTTCCGGGCGGATGCGCTACAGCGTCGCGGCGACGAGCTCGGCGATCTGCACGGCGTTCAGAGCCGCGCCCTTGCGCAGATTGTCGTTCGAGATGAACAAGGCGAGTCCGCGGCCGTCTGGGGCGCCCTCGTCCTGGCGGATGCGTCCAACGTAGCTGGGGTCGGTTCCGGCCGCCTCGAGCGGCGTGGGAACGTCGCTGAGCACGACACCGGGTGCCGTCGCCAGCAGCTCGGTCGCACGCTCGACCGAGATCGGGTTGGCGAACTCGGCGTTGATGGCCAGCGAGTGCCCGGTGAATACCGGGACGCGCACGCAGGTGCCGCTCACGAGCAGACCAGGCAGGTCGAGGATCTTGCGGCTCTCGTTGCGCAGCTTCTTCTCTTCGTCGGTCTCGAAGGAGCCGTCGTCGACGATGGATCCGGCCAGCGGGATGACGTCGAAGGCGATGTTCTTGGCGTAGATCGTCGGCTCGGGCATGGCGACGGCGCGGCCATCGTGCACGAGGCCCTGCACATCGCCGTCGAGGGCGGCGCGCACCTGGGTCTCGAGCTCCTGGGCGCCGACGAGTCCGCTGCCTGAGACGGCCTGGTAGGTGCTCACGACGAGGCGCTCGAGGCCGGCGGCCTCGTGCAGCACCTTGAGGACGGGCATGGCCGCCATCGTCGTGCAGTTCGGGTTGGCGATGATGCCCTTCTTGGCCTGTGCGATGGCCTCCGGGTTCACCTCGCTGACGACGAGCGGGACCTCTGGGTCCATCCGCCAGCCGCTGGAGTTGTCGATCACGATCACGCCGGCCTCCGCGAAGCGGGGTGCCTGTGCCTTGGAGAGCGTTGCGCCGGCCGAGAAGATCGCCACGTCGAGGCCGCTTGGGTCTGCCGTTGCGGCGTCCTCGATGACGACGTCCTCGCCGCGCCACGGCAGCGTGCTGCCTGCCGAGCGGGCAGAGGCGAAGTAGCGAATCTGCGCCACCGGGAAGTTGCGCTCCTCGAGCAGGCGGCGCACGACGGCACCGACCTGCCCCGTCGCCCCGACGACGCCGATGTTGATGCCCTGGCTGCTGCTCACGTGAACCCCTTGCGTTTCTACTGTTCTGGCTACTCTGCCCCAGCTGGCCGACCGCCGCGAGGCGAGTCGGCACCGATCCGGCCGAATGGCAGGAATACCGGGGTCGATGTCCGTTCCGGATGCCGCGGCGCGCGGCATCCGAACGGGATTGGTGTCTGCGCCTAGCGGCCGGTGCCGCCGTGCACGACGGCCTCTTCCTCAGCGTCGAGATCGAAGGCGGTGTGCACCGCGCGCAGCGCCTCGTTGACCGAGTCGGCACGGGTGACGACCGAGATGCGGATCTCGCTGGTGGAGATCATCTCGATGTTGATGCCGGCCTGGTGCAGCGCCTCGAAGAGCTTCGCGGAGACGCCGGTGTTGGTGCGCATGCCGGCGCCGACGAGGGCGAGCTTGCCGATCTGGTCGTCGTACTGCAGGCTCTCGAAGCCGACCTCGCTCTGCGCGTTGCGCAGCGCCGTGAGGGCGGTCTGACCCTGGCTCTTCGGCACGGTGAAGGAGATGTCGGTGCGGCCGGTGGACGCGCTCGATACGTTCTGCACGATCATGTCGACGTTCGCGTCGGTCTTGGCGACGATCGTGAAGATCTCGGCGGCCTTGCCTGGAACGTCGGGAACGCCGACGACGGTGATCTTGGCTTCGCTCAGGTCGCTGGCAACACCAGCGATGATCGGGTCTTCCACGTTGCTCTCTTCTCCGTCGGGGCTCGGCGCCGGGTTGTAGACGATGGTGCCCTCGTTGTTGTTGAACGACGAGCGCACGTGCAGGGTCACGCCGTGGCGGCGTGCATATTCCACTGCGCGAATATGAAGGACTTTGGCGCCGGATGCCGCGAGCTCGAGCATCTCTTCGCTCGTGATGCGGTCGATCTTGCGGGCCAGCGGCACCACCCGGGGGTCCGAGGTGAAGACGCCGTCGACATCGGTGTAGATCTCGCAGACATCGGCATTGAGCGCCGCGGCCAGCGCGACGGCCGTGGTGTCCGAACCGCCACGGCCGAGGGTGGTGATGTCCTTGGTGTCGCGGTTGAAACCCTGGAAGCCGGCGACGATCACGATCGCGCCCTCGTCGAGGGC encodes:
- a CDS encoding extracellular solute-binding protein — protein: MVWSTWGTPEELTRYEEFNDEFMKRHPDITVKLQPVASYSDYHSKMLAQLSSNTAPDVFYIGDDKLGQFVSSNRLMPLTDLMNSSASDTKPDDFFPSLFGAAEVDGEIYAAPNDVNSDALWYDKVALAAAGITEDPATLAAEGQWTTAKFLEMNDKLAEAGLTGTMFWNYWATHYGWISSQGGEAYNDAGDFVGNTDKTTVEAVDTLGNYFQDKKFVVADTLPEGAGADSVFVTHKSGFFAQGRYTIGTLKSAGVEADYDIVDWPTPDGVAAPTGVAASYLAINGKTKAKDAAFTFWTEFLSADGQKFRLTGGGNAVPSIKGADEVVLEDNYPAHAQTFLDMRDVGFANYPTEAAVPALSTDISDLFLGLYEGKSTAQDTLDEVAALVESKTGK
- a CDS encoding carbohydrate ABC transporter permease; this encodes MSTTNLDTRAMTMPDGAGKRPSGARTAKTGRSLLIHLVLIIAGAAMVFPFLWMLLTSLKTLPQLLQDPLSFWPDPWTFDNFIDAWNAVPFGQAYFNSIYIAVLAVIGTLVTASMAGYAFARIRFAGSKIIFLVFLATQMIPKQVTLIPFYLLMSQLGWVDSHLSLIVPAMMVNPFAVFLMRQFVLSLPKELEEAAIVDGAGRWRIFWSVILPNLKPGLGALSIIVALDVWNAFLFPLVLLNTPDLFTVPLLLASFRGQFGSINYGLVMAASAIATIPMLVAFVIGQRRILNSMAASGLGGR
- a CDS encoding aspartate-semialdehyde dehydrogenase — translated: MSSSQGINIGVVGATGQVGAVVRRLLEERNFPVAQIRYFASARSAGSTLPWRGEDVVIEDAATADPSGLDVAIFSAGATLSKAQAPRFAEAGVIVIDNSSGWRMDPEVPLVVSEVNPEAIAQAKKGIIANPNCTTMAAMPVLKVLHEAAGLERLVVSTYQAVSGSGLVGAQELETQVRAALDGDVQGLVHDGRAVAMPEPTIYAKNIAFDVIPLAGSIVDDGSFETDEEKKLRNESRKILDLPGLLVSGTCVRVPVFTGHSLAINAEFANPISVERATELLATAPGVVLSDVPTPLEAAGTDPSYVGRIRQDEGAPDGRGLALFISNDNLRKGAALNAVQIAELVAATL
- a CDS encoding amylo-alpha-1,6-glucosidase, with amino-acid sequence MAELVTTDAAALARAAGANLDLVRAPFTLPRSRLLVFAAGAGGRRTVPVDSTAPIEGVRVCTAEYERRLDDCEVFREIRVLDAAGAALPVTDIQPQLIEFGGGVVSLSFAGPAALSIGLRDDAAAGDGPVTVELHGPRGDASVPVQRFPLGGAAASVCLAIAPDRSATIAVAGAAQHREHAAASERLWLDWFANTPRVRPELQEMTAFCWWVLGANIVELPALGNARAVVPSKIGYVGLWQWDAYFIAVGLSHGDPELAREQLELAFRFPSADGQLPDVVHEEGILATSDDLPAADRETLRRAGSSIADPGSPVPLTKPPLAAWALRKVMDATPGDDEWAKALLPTIARSQDWWFTVSDLDGDGMPEYGHPYSSGLDDSPIFDGPLPTTAPDLGAYLVLQDAELARLAEHFGVADPGVAEAHRARSTATMAKLLELWDEEAGFFRARAAGEPVGSYAVVSLLPLLTGALPVPVLERMLAALDDERLFGTPWGVPTVAVDDPDFSPERMWRGPVWININTLLVEGLRASGQPERARELAERTVALVTHGGGPHEYFNPYSGEKAETATTAFGWSAALFIELAVQLSA
- a CDS encoding aspartate kinase, whose product is MTLIVQKFGGSSVSDAEGIKRVAKRIVEARKAGNDVVVAVSAMGDTTDELLDLAHEVTPIPAPRELDMLLTAGERISMALLAMAIKSLGHDARSFTGSQAGMITDAHHGSARIVDVTPVRLREALDEGAIVIVAGFQGFNRDTKDITTLGRGGSDTTAVALAAALNADVCEIYTDVDGVFTSDPRVVPLARKIDRITSEEMLELAASGAKVLHIRAVEYARRHGVTLHVRSSFNNNEGTIVYNPAPSPDGEESNVEDPIIAGVASDLSEAKITVVGVPDVPGKAAEIFTIVAKTDANVDMIVQNVSSASTGRTDISFTVPKSQGQTALTALRNAQSEVGFESLQYDDQIGKLALVGAGMRTNTGVSAKLFEALHQAGINIEMISTSEIRISVVTRADSVNEALRAVHTAFDLDAEEEAVVHGGTGR
- a CDS encoding carbohydrate ABC transporter permease; translation: MGRSAATLLPGGLRKEAAWRRRDRSWGYVFVAPQVVGMAIFVLLPFVASLVLAFTSWDGLTELTWVGFENFTAQLQDELLLRSIVNTLLIAVITVPLGLGFAVIIAVALEKLKTRTLYLILFFAPVVTSTVAVAMIWQQMFRSDGVLSNAISKIFGITPPDWLGDPKLALIAVCIVSIWSSMGLNVIIFMAGLQNISPSVIEAARIDGAGAFRLFMQIRLPLLSPIIFFSSIVAFISSLQTFDTVFILTQDAGPDNATRTIVYHIYDLGFGRFEFGPSSAAAVILLVLTLVITAIQFGAQKKFVHYEDDPV